From the Alphaproteobacteria bacterium genome, the window TACCTAACCCCCCCGGTAAAATAACAATTGCATCCGCGCTTTCATGAAGAATTTCTTTTCTAAGGTGAATGTTTTTTGCCATATGATGACTGGTTAGATTTTCATTCTTTGGTTCACGTGAGCTCAGAAATTCATTTTCAAAGCTGATGCCGTGAACTTCGCCACCAGCTTCAAAACAAGCTGCTGCAACAGCACACATCAGACCAGCTTTTGAGCCCCCGTAATAGAGCGCCCAGTTGTTTTCTCCAATAAATATTCCAAGTTCGTGTGCAATATTAAGGTGGGGTGGCTGTACATCTGAGCTGGCGCCGCAATAGACAGTGATTGAAAATTTAGAGTTCTTCATGGGTATCCTTTCGTTTTAAGATGATGATTTTTACAATGCCATAGACACGATTATAGAGCTCTTCGAATCCAGGATATTTTAGAGGCGTTGTTTTAGAGGTTTCAATGATGATCAAGCTGCGGTCATGAATCCAGTCACCGGTTTTAAGTTTACTTAGAAGGTAGGGCCAATAGGTATTCGATATGGAGGGTCTAAGAAAATGAGATCATAGGGAGCTTCAGGATTTCCTCGTTCTAAATAGGTTTGGGCTTTTAAACCAATAACCTGGCATTGCGATTGAATGTCTAAGGATTTGATATTGTCCCATAGGATTTTACGCACTTTATAATTTGTTTCGATCAAGGTTGCTGAGCTGGCCCCGCGTGACATGGCTTCTAACACCAATGATCCGGTTCCAGCGAACAGGTCAATCACGTGTGCATCGTTGATGTCAAATCTTAGGCTGTTTTCAAGAACATTAAAAAGAGCTTCTCTGACATTATCTTTTGTGGGTCGCGTTGTGCTTTCATTAGTCCACTTAAGAGCTTTACCGCGAAATTTTCCACCGACAATACGCATATTAATTCTCTCCTGTTTTGAGGAGAGTTTTTATTTCAAGAGAGCTTAGTTCTTTGAGGGCGCCTTTTTCAAGAGAGCCTAGTTTAATCGGACCGTAAGCAACCCTTTTTAGGAGCGCCAGTGGTATATGGAAATATTCTAAAATTTTTCTAATTTCTCGATTTTTCCCTTCGGTTAATTTAAGCCGATACCAGTTTTTTGATCCGACTTGTTCTAAAGGATGTACCTTGATTGCTTTATAGTGAATGTCATCAATGGTTATACCGTTAGATAAGGCAGAAATCATAGAGGGCGTAAATTCTTTTGCTACTTTAATATCATAGGCGCGGATCATAGACTCACTGGGTTTTTCAAGGAGATGGGCATAGGATCCTTTGTTTGTTAATAATAGCAATCCCTCTGACATATAATCCAACCGTCCCACAGATATCAGATGAGAAAGAGAGGCATATTTATTTTTTAAGTAAGCATAGATGGTTTGTCTGTTTTCCGGATCTTCATGACTGCAAATAAGATTCGCCGGGTTATGAAAAGCCCAAATACGTCCTTTCATCTCTTTTTCTAAAGGTTTGCTATCAATCAAAATCTCACAATCTAAGGAAACTTTTTCTCCCAGATCAGTATGTATTTGACCCTCTACTTGAACGCGGCCTTTTAGGATAAAATCCTCGGCTTTTCTGCGTGAGCAGTAACCACGTTCGGCAATGAGTTTAGCAAGCCTGATATCAGACATAAATTGTTTTTTACTTTCTTGGCTATTAACGCAAAGATAAAAATCTAGCTACTTGAAGGGCCATGAACCAAAGTATATTGAATTTTTTTCTTTTTTAAAATCTGGCCCAATCTTTTTTCAAAGAGCGCTTGAGCTCCCCATATTTTAATAGGCTTTCCTTTTATGAGATAGGAAATCTCAATTTGATCGTCGTCATTTTTAAAAATATTGAAGATACTAATGGTTTCAATTTTATCGTCCTGCTCTTTGTTGAATCGATTTTTTTCTTCTATGAAAAGGTTATTGAGAGCATTGATATCAACATCTCCAGGAAACTGAAGAATGAAGCTGCTATATATTTCATTATGAAATGTGATGGTTTTAATCACAGAATAATTCAATGTATGGAGCTGACCTTCACGATCTCGGAGGTAGAAGTTTTGTAAAAATATTTCTTCAACAGCCCCGAAAATATTATCATTACTTCCCATATTGACGGTGATTTTCCCCCCGCGCACGATAATCCCCTGAAGAATGTAACTGAGACCTCTGAAGAAATCATCAATACTACTCTTTCCGCCAAGAAGAGCACCCGCTACGATAATTCCGTAGAAAGAGCTTAAGTATACCTGATTCAACCCAAGTTCGATTAATACAAGGTAAGAATATAGAGGCCAGAAAATAATCGTGCCTAAATCACCTACGGCATTTATTATGGCAAGAAACTTCGAGTTTGGAACAACAAGATATAGATTTCCTTCTAATCGTTTTTCTTGATTTAAGGATATTTTTTTTGCTGCATACAAAACCTTGTAATAAAAAAGAAGAGCAGCCGCTGTGATAAAAGATATTGTAACAAAACGTGTATAAAGATTATCAGAGAGCTCCTTAAACCAAAGAGTATCTGGCCCAAACGTATTGATAATAACAATGATTCGAAATCCTAAGATAACGTTGGTAACAACGAGCGCAATGCGTAGAAGGCGTCTTAAAATTTGATCTGCGCCAATGAAAGTTGGCCCATCAGGTGTTTTGATGAAGTTCGAGATCAGGCTATTGATTGTCAGGGTGTTTAACCAAAATCCGTGCGTATTAAAAATTTCTGAGAATCCTAAAGTGAGTATAATAATGATCAGGGTAGTGGAGATGGGATGGGATGTAACTTTTTTTCTGAACTTAGGAAAATAGGTTGCGTAAATCGAGAGATAAAAGAGCATGCCATACCCACTGATGAGTGCGCGGACCATATGCAAAATAATTTTTTGTATGGTGTTGTCACAGCGCTCAACCCAATGAAAACAGTATTGAATGAAATCGGCTGCTTGCAAGGCCACAACGAGAACGGGCAAAACAAAAATAATAATTTTTTCGAACGAATGTAACAAGCCTACAAAATAGACTTTCCTTGCCGTATTTGCTTGTGGATGAGGGGAGAAAAAATGAAAGGTCGATCCAACAATGAAGCTAATGGCGATCTTTCCTATGGCAACAAAAGAGTAAAGAAAGACAAAGTACTTCATAGAAAATTCTAATTCGTTATCTCTAATTTTTTCTTCAGCGAGGCCATAAAAAATGGTGTTAACTAAAAGAAGAAGAAGCGCCATGCTGGCGCAGAGGCTAAAAGATGGCGATCTGTGATTCGCTTTGGAATATTGCTCACTAAGGCGGACAACTGTGAAAAAAGAAAGGGTGTAGAGGATAAAGAGCAATAGAACTGTGAAAAAAGAAAGGGTGTAGAGGATAAAGAGCAATAGAAATGTAATATCGAACCCTGCAACTAAGTTATTGAGGTAGTCTATACCTCTTGAGATCACGCGTTTAATGGATGCATGAGACTGGTCAATTGTTTTAAAAAAACCTGGAACTGTTTTAAAGTTGAAAAGAGGCCCTTTCGCTGCCTCTTGTTTTTCTGTTGAGTTAGGTGGTGTTACTGAAACGCCAATAGGGTTTTGAAAATCAGACACGGCTGATGACAGACTAAGATCTGTGGCTGCCTGTGGCTTAAGACATAAGACCAATGCGAGGATGAAATATTTAAACATCTGAGACCTTTACCCTATTTTATAACGATCTTAGAATAGGTGTGACTTAGAATCAATTTCTATTTCATAAAGAGCCTGGTATAGGCCTTGCTTTCCTCCTAGACTTTTGGGTGTTCCGGATTGTATGCATTCACCCTGGTGAATCACATGAATCCAATCGGACTGGACAATAAGGGGGAAATGATGGGTTGCGACGATCAGTGTTTTGCCTTCAGCCTTGAGTTTTTGAAAGGTCTTAGAAAGGTGGGTTTCACTCTCTTTGTCTAAATGATTTGTGGGCTCATCAAAAAGATAAACGTCAGCTTCTTTAAGAATGGTTCGGGCAAGCGCCAATCGCTGTTTTTGTCCACTGGATAGTGTGACGTTATCGGAATTGATCTTCGTTTGAAGGCCCTCTTCAAAATTTTGAATAACGCGGTTTAAATGGCATAATTTAAGAACTTTTTGGATTCTTTGTTCGGTCGCATTGGGATCCACCAGTAAAAGATTTGATAGGATTGTTCCAGAAAAGAAAAAGGTGTTTTGAGGTGCATAACTCATCATTGAGTTGAGGTCCTTCGGAGGGATGGTATTCAGGTCGTGGTCATCAACGGTGATCGATCCTTCATTAATGGGATATAAGCCCAATAGAAGCTTGAGAAGCGTTGATTTTCCTGAGCCGTTCAAGCCCACAATGCAGTTGATCTCTCCTTTTTTTAAATCTAAATTTAAGTTTTTAAAGATAGGCACGTGGGGCGCACTCGGATAAGAAAAAGAAAGGTCTTTGACCTGAATATGATGATGGAATGTATAGCCTTCAGTGCTGGGGACTATAACGGGATTTGGAAGATTTAAAACATCTTGAATGGTTTTCCAGGATAGTTGAGCTTGAATGTATTTGGTGGTGGACTCGCTGAGGGAATTTAAGCTTAAGGTAGCCAGAAGGGCAAAGAAGATAAACGAGGTGAGTTCTCCAGATGAGAGTTGGCCAGATTCAACGAGTCGACTGCCGATAAAAATTAAAAAAATGACAAAAGTAAAGCAGACAGCCATGACAATCAAAACCTTTATTGCTCTGGACTTTGTTTGCAGAAGGCTGGCTTGCTCTTCGCTTTTTTGAAGCTCTTTTAAATTCTTTAACGTGTTTGTTTCTTGATTGTTTGATTTAATCTCAACAAAGCCCCTCAAGCAGTCTTGAATGAAATTTAGAGTATGTCTTTCGCTTTGAGAATAAGCTTTTGTATGTGTTCTCGCATATTTGCTGGCTGTGTATATGATGAGACCAACAAGTGCTGAAAATCCCAGAGCACATACAGCAAAATGCCAACTAATGATGAAGACTGAGACAAGTGAGGCGCCCGCAATCAGTGCGTTTCTGAACCCGGATGGAATGGTATCTACAACCAAGGTCTGAATGCGAGAAATATCCGCATGGATATGACGCATGGTATCTTGCAGATGATGTTTTTCAAAGGATGAATAGGGCTGTGCCATGACTTTTTGGCATAAAAGATTTTGAAGATCTTGAGCCATTTTTTTGCCCAGTTTGTTAACCGCTAAGAGCCTCAAGAAGCTTGCAAAACTTAGCAAAAGCGCCAAAAGGAAAAGCTTAACGAGAGCATTGAGAGGGTGTGCGTAATTCAAGCCATTATCAATGACATCTCTCAGAACAGATCCAAATGCAACTAAGGAAAAAGTTGCAAGCAAAATAGCAAAAATTGCTTGTAACAGAAGAGGGCTCCTAAAAGAAAGGACGTGATGGCGCCAGACCTCTTTTGGAAGAGGGGAGTCATGAGCTGAGGATGAACAGCCCATGATGAATTAATTCATTGTTGGTTGAGAGGCAGTGCTGTCTTGCTGTTGGTAAAGGTCTGAAAAATTGACAGGATTCAGCATAAGGGGCAGGTATCCGCCATCACTGGTTGCATTGGCAACGATGCTGCGCGCAAACGGGAAAAGCATTCGTGGGCATTCGATCAGCAGAAATGGCTTTATATCTTCGCTGTTTTCCGTTCCAATCTTGAAAAGGCCGGCATAGCGCAAATCAACAATGAAAAGCGTTTCTTGCTTGGATTTTGCGGTTGCTTGTACATGAAGCTCAACTTCGTAAACTTCTTCGTTAGCTTGTTGTGCTTGGACTTGAATATCGACACTGATTTCTGGTTTTTCTGGATTTGAAAAATGCGTGAGAATGCAGGGATTTTCAAATGAAAAGTCTTTGGTATATTGTCCAATAACATTGACATCAAATTTAGGCTGAATGGTATTTTGCGACATCGATATTCTCTTTATTATGTTTTGTAGACTTAGCACATTTTTAACACCAGTCAAACCACTAACCACGGTTTTTACTGGAAATAGCAGATGATATTTTAATTGTGATTTGAATACAAAATTGATAATATCTTAAAGTGATATTTTAGGAGCCATCGTGAAATCTGTTTTACCTATTTTTATTGTTGCTATTCTTTTGATGCCCGGCTGTGCGCGTCGAATTTCACAAAATTATTACTCTTC encodes:
- a CDS encoding TIGR00730 family Rossman fold protein encodes the protein MKNSKFSITVYCGASSDVQPPHLNIAHELGIFIGENNWALYYGGSKAGLMCAVAAACFEAGGEVHGISFENEFLSSREPKNENLTSHHMAKNIHLRKEILHESADAIVILPGGLGTLDEAFEALTLQYVGVLKAPIIILNHKGFWQPLEHLITHLTKEKFLQDVTRLNYQFIDSLDEAKKELIANSEKKSHLKRIS
- the rsmD gene encoding 16S rRNA (guanine(966)-N(2))-methyltransferase RsmD, with protein sequence MRIVGGKFRGKALKWTNESTTRPTKDNVREALFNVLENSLRFDINDAHVIDLFAGTGSLVLEAMSRGASSATLIETNYKVRKILWDNIKSLDIQSQCQVIGLKAQTYLERGNPEAPYDLIFLDPPYRIPIGPTF
- a CDS encoding protein-export chaperone SecB; translated protein: MSQNTIQPKFDVNVIGQYTKDFSFENPCILTHFSNPEKPEISVDIQVQAQQANEEVYEVELHVQATAKSKQETLFIVDLRYAGLFKIGTENSEDIKPFLLIECPRMLFPFARSIVANATSDGGYLPLMLNPVNFSDLYQQQDSTASQPTMN
- a CDS encoding rRNA pseudouridine synthase, encoding MSDIRLAKLIAERGYCSRRKAEDFILKGRVQVEGQIHTDLGEKVSLDCEILIDSKPLEKEMKGRIWAFHNPANLICSHEDPENRQTIYAYLKNKYASLSHLISVGRLDYMSEGLLLLTNKGSYAHLLEKPSESMIRAYDIKVAKEFTPSMISALSNGITIDDIHYKAIKVHPLEQVGSKNWYRLKLTEGKNREIRKILEYFHIPLALLKRVAYGPIKLGSLEKGALKELSSLEIKTLLKTGEN